A part of Fusarium graminearum PH-1 chromosome 3, whole genome shotgun sequence genomic DNA contains:
- a CDS encoding endo-1,4-beta-xylanase precursor — translation MKFSSLLFTASLVAAMPASIEPRQAQESINKLIKAKGKLYYGTITDPNLLQSQQNNAVIKADFGQVTPENSMKWDATEPQQGKFNFGGGDQVVNFAAQNGLKVRGHALVWHSQLPQWVHNIKDKTQMKNAIENHIKNVAGHFKGKVYAWDVLNEIFDWDGSLRKDSPFTQVLGEEFVGIAFRAARAADPNAKLYINDYSIDDPNAAKLKAGMVAHVKKWVSQGIPIDGIGSQTHLDPGAANGVQAALQQMASTGVKEVAITELDIRSAPAADYATVTKACLNVPKCVGITVWGVSDKDSWRKEKDSLLFNAQYQAKPAYTAVVNALR, via the exons ATGAAGTTCTCTTCCCTCCTCTTTACCGCCTCGCTGGTCGCGGCCATGCCTGCCTCCATCGAGCCTCGCCAGGCCCAGGAGAGCATCAACAAGCTGATCAAGGCTAAGGGCAAGCTCTACTATGGCACCATCACCGACCCCAACCTTCTCCAGAGCCAGCAGAACAACGCCGTCATCAAGGCCGACTTCGGTCAGGTCACCCCCGAGAACTCCATGAAGTGGGATGCCACCGAGCCTCAGCAGGGCAAGTTCAACTTTGGCGGCGGTGACCAGGTCGTCAACTTTGCCGCCCAGAACGGCCTCAAGGTCCGAGGCCACGCTCTTGTCTGGCACTCTCAGCTTCCTCAGTGGGtccacaacatcaaggacaagacccAGATGAAGAACGCCATCGAGAACCACATCAAGAACGTTGCTGGTCacttcaagggcaaggtcTACGCCTGG GATGTCCTCAACGAGATCTTCGACTGGGATGGTTCCCTCCGCAAGGACTCTCCCTTCACTCAGGTTCTGGGTGAGGAGTTCGTTGGCATTGCCTTCCGCGCTGCCCGCGCTGCTGACCCCAACGCCAAGCTGTACATCAACGATTACAGCATTGACGACCCCAACGCcgccaagctcaaggctggtaTGGTCGCTCACGTCAAGAAGTGGGTCTCCCAGGGCATCCCCATTGACGGTATCGGTTCTCAGACCCATCTCGACCCCGGTGCCGCCAACGGTGTCCAGGCTGCTCTCCAGCAGATGGCTTCCACTGGTGTAAAGGAGGTTGCCATCACTGAGCTCGACATCCGCTCTGCCCCTGCTGCCGACTACGCTACCGTTACCAAGGCTTGCCTTAACGTTCCTAAGTGTGTCGGTATTACTGTCTGGGGTGTCTCTGACAAGGACTCTTGgcgcaaggagaaggacagccttctcttcaacgCTCAGTACCAGGCTAAGCCCGCTTACACCGCTGTTGTCAACGCTCTCCGTTAA
- a CDS encoding glutaryl-CoA dehydrogenase produces MSLFSCRPRLVAKAVIKPSTSLFRCAFTRAPFQWQDPLNMQEVLTDEERLQPRILDAYRSENYDRKILEEMGELGLLGPTIDGYGCAGVSSVAAGLITREVEKLEKLARGKLISCFGLTEPNHGSDPGSLETTAVPHPTKKDAYILNGAKTWITNSPIADILLVWAKLDGVIRGFVIQRDQCAPGTLETPTIKDKNGLRASITGMIQMDGCVVPAANVLPNVTGLKGPFGCLNSARYGIAWGTIGALEDRLDRARTYTLEPKQFNKPLAQFQLIRKKLADASTDAAFGLQAALQVGRLKDKGLAAPEMISMIKRQNCDRALSGARTLQEVFGGNVASDEYHIGRHVANLFVTQKYEGQSDAHALVLGRSITGLQAFF; encoded by the exons ATGTCATTGTTTAGCTGTCGACCGAGGCTTGTCGCCAAGGCCGTCATTaagccatcaacatcgctCTTCCGATGTGCTTTTACACGTGCACCTTTTCAATGGCAGGACCCATTGAACATGCAGGAGGTCCTGACCGACGAGGAGCG GCTTCAGCCAAGAATTCTCGATGCTTATCGCTCTGAGAACTACGACCGCAAGAttcttgaggagatgggAGAGCTGGGTCTCCTAGGTCCTACCATTGACGGATACGGGTGCGCTGGAGTCAGCAGCGTCGCCGCTGGCCTCATCACCcgtgaggttgagaag CTTGAGAAGCTAGCACGCGGCAAGCTTATTAGCTGCTTCGGTCTTACTGAGCCTAACCACGGTTCCGATCCTGGCTCTCTGGAGACAACTGCCGTTCCCCATCccaccaagaaggacgcATACATCCTCAACGGCGCCAAGACTTGGATCACAAACTCCCCCATCGCAGACATCCTCCTAGTTTGGGCCAAGCTCGATGGTGTCATCCGCGGTTTCGTCATTCAGCGTGACCAGTGCGCTCCTGGAACCCTAGAGACCCCTACCATCAAGGATAAGAACGGTCTTCGTGCTTCCATCACTGGTATGATCCAGATGGACGGTTGTGTTGTTCCTGCCGCCAACGTGCTTCCCAACGTTACTGGTCTCAAGGGCCCCTTTGGCTGCCTCAACTCAGCTCGCTACGGCATCGCATGGGGAACTATTGGTGCCCTTGAAGACCGTCTTGACCGTGCACGAACCTATACTCTCGAACCAAAGCAGTTCAACAAGCCTCTCGCCCAGTTCCAGCTCATTCGGAAGAAGCTTGCCGACGCCTCGACAGACGCCGCTTTTGGTCTCCAGGCTGCCCTGCAAGTTGGCCGTCTGaaggacaagggtcttgcGGCCCCTGAGATGATTTCAATGATTAAGAGGCAGAACTGTGACCGCGCTCTATCCGGTGCTCGCACGTTGCAGGAGGTCTTTGGTGGCAACGTTGCAAGCGATGAGTACCACATTGGACGTCACGTTGCCAACCTTTTCGTTACACAGAAGTATGAGGGACAGAGCGATGCTCACGCGCTGGTCCTCGGACGTTCAATTACTGGCTTGCAGGCCTTCTTTTGA